The following DNA comes from Lentibacillus sp. Marseille-P4043.
AATCCCGATCAAAGTCAGCCTTACCTGGTTCAAGTGGCCAAGTTTCGATCGTAATTTCTTCATCCCAAATCGGGTTTCGTATGATATTAACGCGGATTCGGGTTAATACCCAGGCAACGCCGAACTCCTTCTCCAGTTTTTCTATTCCAAAACCAATTTCTTCGGAAGCTAGGCTAGCAATATCTTGGAAGTAGCTGAACAAAGTGCTTAACTTTAGACTTTTTGTGAAATCAACATCTCTAAGATCAATATGGTATTTTCTTTTAAAAACGGATGATACAGACGCCATTTCCATTACTCCTTTGTATTCGTATCATCTAAATTGTACCATACATGTCGAACGAGCATTGAATACAGTTCAAAGTTCCACTAAAATGCATGAAATACGATCTGATTTGCGTAAAATATGATTTAAATAAGAGCAAATACAATCAAAATCACTATATTTCATCTTAGATTTGTCTTGTTATTCTGTATATGGCAGTGTCACCTCTACCGTTGTTCCTTCTTTGCTGCTGTTAAATTGCAGTTTGCCGTTATGACTGTCGATAATTTGTCTGGAGATCATTAGTCCTAATCCTGTGCCTTTGTCTTTAGTTGTTAAGAACGGTTCCCCAACCCGACCTAGTAAATGTTCTGGGATTCCATGTCCTTGATCAATAATGCGAATAATAATTGTTTTGTGGTTTCCCCTTTTTGCTTCAATATGTATTTCACCACCATCAGGCATGGCCTCAACGGCATTTTTTACAAAGTTAATGAATACTTGTTTGAGCTGGTTCTCATCACAAAAAATTTTGGGTAAATCTGATTCAATATTTTCGGTAATGATGATGTTGTTCAAATTTGGCAAAGCTTTGGACAATGTCATGACATGATTTAATATAACTGCAATCTTTTTTTGCTCGAACTTAACTGTTTGCGGTTTTGCAAGAATTAATAGTTCGCTTAATATAGTCTCTATCCGATTCATTTCCTGAGAAATAACATTAAAATATGTTTTTTTGTCCGGTAAGTCATTTTCAATTATTTGCAGAAACCCTTTAATGGCAGTTAATGGGTTTTTAATTTCATGGGCAATTCCCGCTGCTAATTGCCCAGCTACGGTAAGTTTTTCTGTATTAATCATCAGTTCTTGTGTCCGCTTACGTTCGGTTATGTCTTCTATAATAGCGTGTACTGCTTGTTTTTCTTGATAAACTGTTGGAATTGTCTTTAATTCAATATCGACTTTTTCTCCTCCATAACGGATAACTTTTCCTTCTAAAGGACCAACTGCCTCTGTGAAAACGTGCTTGTCAATTAGTTTTTCTTTGGTTTCCCGATCAATAAAATTAAACACATTTTCTCCAATTACCTCATCTTTATGTTCGGCTCCAATAAGCTGAACTCCAGCTTCATTGATAAACAAACATTTTTGATTTCTTAGGATAAGTACTGCATCCGGCGTCTCATCAATAATCTGTTTGTATCTTTTTTCCCCATCGAGAAGTTTTTTTTGTGCATGTTTTTGATCGGTAATATCAAAAAGCTGACATACAAAATATAACGGTTGGCCTTGATCATTTTTGGCCAAGGTAATACTTAATGAAGCCCAAATTTCGGAATGATCCTTATGAATAAAGCGTTTTTCTGTTTGAACAGAGTCAGTCTTTCCGTTTAATAATGATGCCGTTTCGTTCCAAAGACTCTCCAAATCCTCAGGGTGAACAAAATGTCGAGACGGCAAGCTTAACAACTCATCTTCCTCATAACCAAGACATGCACCTAACGAATGATTTACTTTAATGATACTACCATCTAGTTTTACCAATCCTTTCCCAATAGCTGCGTAATCAAACGCATGTTTTAATAAATATGGATTTTTTAGTTTATGAAGTTTCATATACTCCCCCTATGTTTTGGAACAAAGGAACTCAGAATCCGTCTTAGTTCAGACTATATCCACCCCAATGACCTTGGGTGCTGAACCCTCTGTTCTGAAAAATAAAAAAGCCAAATAAGAAGCCCTTTGCTTCTTATTTGGCTCATGTCTAACTCAATTGTTTAGCTCATTTCCGCCAGATTATGTAGGTGGCTTCGTAATAAAAACGATAGCGCTCTTATTTTTATCAAAATCCCAGTCAACAAATATATCAATAACACTTGTATCCAGGATTGACTCAAAATGGTTATTATTATGAAGATACGTCTTTTCCAATGTTCTTTTAGTTATCCGCAGTATTTCCGCGTAACCCTGTCTAATTAATTCCTTTTCAATGTTGACCAAAATGTCATTCCGAAAGAGTAACAGTGTTCTTGGATTAAGTCGATGAGAATAGATTTCTGCAGGTGCTTTTTCAACTTGTTTGCTGAGACGCATGATTTCCTGATGAACTTGTTCTTTTCCTTCATAGCTTTCTGACAGCCAAAGGTTCTCCGTATCCAAATCTGCCCCGATACCGATAAATATTCCTGATCGGTTATGCAGTCCCCAATCATAGTAAAATTCACTCATTTCCATTCCCGTAACAATCTTTATATAGGCTTTAATTTCAGGAATAAGCGTTTTCATAAGTGAATCCCTTGTCTTCTGGAAAATTCCCACTTGGTCTTGATCAAGGAGAGCTTTTTCCATTGGCGACATGAAATTTCTTAGGTAAATGGTTACGACCGACTTCTCAATGGTTACAAAAATTGATTCTGGACCTTTTCCGAAGCTATCCCTCAGCAATTTGCCAATATAGCTTGCCAGCTCTGTTTGTCGCTGATTATCAGCCATTTGTTCAAATCATTCCTTATTTTAGATAAAAGCATCATATCTTTTATCCTATTTTATATTCTAGAGTTAATTGGATAATTTTTCAAGGTGTAACTCCTAAAAGTATGTCACATTAGATCAATAAATATACAAAATTGGGTAACGAAGACTGTGGATTGTGATTTCTATAAATGAAAATAGGAAAAAAAGTCGGGTAAAATCGAAACGAGAACTTAAATGAATAATACGGGCTTGAATTTCCAAGCCCGTTTAGAATTGCCCTGCTCTCCAACTACCATAGAAACAGTTAAAAATTTTTAGTCGTCCCTTTTTCCAACAATCCCATAAAAACACAATTTTGTAAGTTCTTCACTCAAGGGGAGTGCCTTTTTGTAAACTTCCTCTTTTGAAAGGTAATCATCAAACATCTGAATGAAGAATAAGATTGCTTCATTTGAAATGGTTGGATCGATATACCCCTGTTCCTTGCCTGTATTTAAAAACTCTGTTAGACGGGATAAAGACTTTTCAATATATTTGTTAATGTACTGATTTTCGCTTGTATATGCCTTCATAAGATACTGATAAAAGTCTTCATGAATTTCATTTACTGCTTCTGTATTACGAAAAATGATCTGTTTAATTTTCTCTGAAAAAGAAAGGTCACTGTCAAGTAATTCTTCAGCCTTGGACCATTCCTTTTCTATATAGTAAACAATTACATCATCAGCTAATTTATGCTTGCTCTCGAAGTAGTTGTAGATCGTTACCTGTGAAACATTCGCTTCCTTGGCAATCTCCGCAATGGAAACCTTCTGAATTCCGTATTTTTGAAATAAACGTAGTGCAGCATCTAGTATGTTGTTCTTTTTTTGTTCTCTGCGACGTTCAAAACCGTCCATTTTGTTCACCTCATTCTTTAGTTTAATAAAAATTATGTAATAAAACAACAAAAATAATTCATAATTATATTGAAGGGAGATGTTGTTTTGTATATAATGAACTATACGGGTAAAAAAATTTCATAATTAATAATTATAATGCCAAAAGTGCCTTAAAATGATTTTTTATTAACATAAGGAGGGAACAAAATGAGTGTATTACAGGTCAACAATTTAACGAAAAGGTTTGGTAAGTTTACTGCTTTAGATGGCGTCAATTTAGAAATAAATAAAGGGGAAGTATTTGGCTTTATCGGTCCAAACGGCGCTGGAAAATCAACAACTATCCGGGTATTATTGGGGATTTTAAAAGCAACAGAGGGAGGCGCGAAAATTTTTGGCAAGGATGTATGGTCAGATGCAGTGGAGATCCATAAACGTATTGCATATGTGCCAGGGGATGTTAATTTATGGCCTAATTTAACTGGTGGAGAGGTCATTGATTTATTTGTGAAATTGCGTGGCGT
Coding sequences within:
- a CDS encoding TetR/AcrR family transcriptional regulator codes for the protein MDGFERRREQKKNNILDAALRLFQKYGIQKVSIAEIAKEANVSQVTIYNYFESKHKLADDVIVYYIEKEWSKAEELLDSDLSFSEKIKQIIFRNTEAVNEIHEDFYQYLMKAYTSENQYINKYIEKSLSRLTEFLNTGKEQGYIDPTISNEAILFFIQMFDDYLSKEEVYKKALPLSEELTKLCFYGIVGKRDD
- a CDS encoding PAS domain S-box protein, with protein sequence MKLHKLKNPYLLKHAFDYAAIGKGLVKLDGSIIKVNHSLGACLGYEEDELLSLPSRHFVHPEDLESLWNETASLLNGKTDSVQTEKRFIHKDHSEIWASLSITLAKNDQGQPLYFVCQLFDITDQKHAQKKLLDGEKRYKQIIDETPDAVLILRNQKCLFINEAGVQLIGAEHKDEVIGENVFNFIDRETKEKLIDKHVFTEAVGPLEGKVIRYGGEKVDIELKTIPTVYQEKQAVHAIIEDITERKRTQELMINTEKLTVAGQLAAGIAHEIKNPLTAIKGFLQIIENDLPDKKTYFNVISQEMNRIETILSELLILAKPQTVKFEQKKIAVILNHVMTLSKALPNLNNIIITENIESDLPKIFCDENQLKQVFINFVKNAVEAMPDGGEIHIEAKRGNHKTIIIRIIDQGHGIPEHLLGRVGEPFLTTKDKGTGLGLMISRQIIDSHNGKLQFNSSKEGTTVEVTLPYTE
- a CDS encoding Na-translocating system protein MpsC family protein, which encodes MADNQRQTELASYIGKLLRDSFGKGPESIFVTIEKSVVTIYLRNFMSPMEKALLDQDQVGIFQKTRDSLMKTLIPEIKAYIKIVTGMEMSEFYYDWGLHNRSGIFIGIGADLDTENLWLSESYEGKEQVHQEIMRLSKQVEKAPAEIYSHRLNPRTLLLFRNDILVNIEKELIRQGYAEILRITKRTLEKTYLHNNNHFESILDTSVIDIFVDWDFDKNKSAIVFITKPPT